In Terriglobales bacterium, a genomic segment contains:
- a CDS encoding RHS repeat-associated core domain-containing protein: GGERILTNSDPNQYKFTGKERDVETGLDYFGARYYASTLGRFMQTDPKARSAHPLNPQSWNRYAYTLNNPLKYFDPDGMDVVLAAGLSAQDRAYVVNNLARMYATPAGKAMLLRADKSQFTITVGTGHLGRTDLTKAPPGTMVFGGQTKVEGGNTSVPYTNYEGHRVLAADNPNTAPGHPIEVTIDKSQAAEIGKDPAQVFAHELGGHTADVLNAAESNPATQFIDSVNPKDETSSEAAEKALGKLPDKPSEKGVKAVEQILKPQCSTDDKGKKVCSQ, from the coding sequence TTGGCGGGGAGCGCATTCTTACGAACAGTGACCCCAACCAATACAAGTTCACCGGCAAAGAACGTGATGTCGAAACCGGCTTGGACTACTTCGGCGCTCGCTACTATGCGAGTACGTTGGGGCGCTTCATGCAGACGGACCCTAAGGCTCGAAGCGCTCACCCGCTCAACCCACAGAGCTGGAATCGTTACGCATACACGCTCAACAATCCGCTGAAGTATTTCGATCCCGATGGGATGGATGTCGTCCTAGCAGCAGGTCTCAGTGCGCAAGATCGCGCCTACGTCGTGAACAACCTCGCCCGAATGTACGCGACTCCTGCGGGCAAGGCGATGCTTCTCCGAGCCGACAAGAGCCAGTTCACAATCACGGTGGGAACTGGGCACCTCGGACGTACTGATTTGACCAAAGCACCTCCGGGAACGATGGTTTTCGGGGGTCAGACGAAGGTAGAGGGTGGCAACACCAGTGTGCCGTACACCAACTACGAGGGTCACAGGGTTCTGGCCGCTGACAATCCCAACACCGCACCTGGGCATCCGATCGAAGTCACCATCGACAAAAGCCAAGCGGCAGAGATCGGGAAAGATCCGGCCCAAGTATTTGCTCACGAGCTTGGCGGCCACACTGCCGATGTGCTGAATGCGGCTGAAAGTAATCCTGCAACGCAGTTCATCGATAGCGTCAATCCGAAGGATGAGACCAGCTCGGAGGCAGCGGAGAAAGCGCTGGGCAAGCTCCCGGACAAACCCAGCGAAAAAGGCGTCAAGGCTGTCGAGCAGATTCTCAAGCCACAGTGCTCTACCGATGACAAAGGGAAGAAGGTGTGCTCGCAATGA
- a CDS encoding HEAT repeat domain-containing protein: protein MKHHRIAILCLLGCALDFAVCQTSVRSQVESVLDSGPGREKSHEAVSKISDHPVPLLMSIAQSTEGSYVRRTRAIYLLATFKTEESERALSELAAHGSPKFRCPALQAFVELKSRDAVPLLISRLDDHAVCMHIALTDPARKQDVYVSDEAVRLLEQVAGQSFGQVSASGHRATKPWKNWWAKQKSSAKPGT, encoded by the coding sequence ATGAAACACCATCGAATTGCCATCCTGTGCTTACTGGGCTGTGCCCTCGATTTCGCTGTGTGCCAGACGTCCGTACGATCGCAAGTGGAATCGGTGTTGGATTCCGGCCCTGGTCGCGAGAAAAGCCACGAGGCCGTGTCAAAGATCAGCGATCATCCGGTACCTCTGCTCATGAGTATCGCCCAATCCACGGAAGGGTCATACGTGCGGAGAACGCGTGCGATCTATCTGTTGGCTACGTTCAAGACAGAAGAATCTGAGCGTGCGCTTTCTGAGCTGGCTGCGCACGGCAGTCCTAAGTTCCGTTGCCCGGCGTTGCAGGCGTTTGTCGAGCTGAAGTCCCGAGATGCGGTCCCACTGTTGATCAGCAGGTTAGATGATCATGCTGTTTGCATGCACATCGCTTTAACTGATCCAGCGCGGAAGCAGGACGTGTACGTATCCGACGAAGCAGTCCGTCTACTGGAACAGGTCGCTGGCCAGTCTTTTGGTCAGGTGTCAGCCAGCGGCCACCGGGCAACGAAACCGTGGAAGAACTGGTGGGCCAAGCAGAAGAGCAGTGCCAAGCCAGGCACCTGA
- a CDS encoding STAS domain-containing protein translates to MGADARATIAVWRKVRGESVTDDLLDACERLEGANGDVVLDLSSVRRIDPGAISAIDELATRADELGVRIALRGVNVEVYKVLKLVRLAPHFVFVN, encoded by the coding sequence ATGGGCGCCGATGCGAGGGCGACGATCGCGGTGTGGCGCAAGGTCCGGGGCGAGAGTGTGACCGACGACCTCCTGGATGCCTGCGAGAGGCTGGAGGGCGCGAACGGAGACGTGGTCCTGGATCTCTCCTCGGTGCGGCGTATCGACCCCGGCGCCATCTCCGCCATCGACGAGCTGGCCACCCGCGCCGATGAGCTCGGGGTCAGGATCGCGCTGCGAGGAGTGAATGTCGAGGTGTACAAGGTCCTGAAGCTGGTGAGGCTGGCCCCACACTTTGTCTTCGTGAACTGA
- the adhE gene encoding bifunctional acetaldehyde-CoA/alcohol dehydrogenase has product MNDTVPRLSEERVAYLESLVSQARRAAAVFTQYTQADVDRIVRQMVLAGLGKAEYLARLAFEETKLGVLEDKVIKNMVATEFVFNYVRDKRTVGVIHEYPERGLVEVAEPIGVVLSLTPITNPTSTVLFKCIMAIKTRNAVVFSPHPNAWRCCFEAVRVMHEAAVKAGAPQGVFTCLESHTLKDNAYLMRHKHIGLIDATGGPGAVRAAYSSGKPALGVGAGNTPVYLEKTADLDMAVVDIITSKTFDNGTICASEQTVVIDDQIYDAALEKFAAMGAHICDEREAELLARAVIDPQTGAMAPMAVGQNAATIAHVAGIAVRPKTKVLIAPIRGVGRAHPLSVEKLFPVLAVYRARSVDEALRVCVDVNHSGGLGHTAVAFSRDDEIIGRFADAINAGRIIVNSPGSIGALGGVYNDMVPSFSFGCGTGGGNSTTENVNLSHYLNIKRVARRTQAHMWYRIPNQIYFNFNAVEELRHLDSRSTVIVTNPALEQMGHADIVRRSIPQGTAVHVAVIPDAEPEITVIRQGASTLNACKADQIVALGGGSVIDAAKIMKLLYESPQADWEELAAPFLDFRKRVVRFPTDKVNHARLVAISTTSGTGSEVTPFAVLCDKARGRKVTLADYSLTPDVAIVDPQFVMSMPKGLTADTGIDALTHALEALVSIYASPYTDANALQAIELVFKQLPVAYEHPDDQEARTLMHNAACIAALAFSNASVGVNHALAHAFGARFGVAHGRANAVMLPHVIPYNASVPAKFMPSPNQRAYVAHQKYALAADVLRLGGHTTEEKVKNLVAAVEQLLDRVGMPRSIAELGISHQAFEEAIPELVHLAYEDPSWRSNPRMPLLEELAELLWCAYIGRGQAQPTAATQEVA; this is encoded by the coding sequence ATGAACGACACTGTCCCTCGTCTCAGCGAAGAGCGCGTTGCCTACCTGGAATCCCTGGTCAGTCAGGCCCGGCGCGCCGCCGCCGTGTTCACCCAATACACCCAGGCGGACGTGGACCGCATCGTCCGGCAGATGGTCCTGGCGGGGCTGGGGAAAGCCGAGTACCTGGCCCGGCTGGCGTTCGAGGAAACCAAGCTGGGGGTCCTGGAAGACAAGGTCATCAAGAACATGGTGGCCACGGAGTTCGTCTTCAATTACGTCAGGGACAAGCGCACAGTCGGCGTGATCCACGAGTATCCGGAACGGGGGCTGGTGGAGGTGGCGGAACCGATCGGGGTCGTCCTGTCGCTGACCCCGATCACCAACCCGACTTCGACGGTCCTGTTCAAGTGCATCATGGCCATTAAGACGCGCAACGCCGTGGTCTTCAGTCCGCACCCCAACGCCTGGAGATGCTGTTTTGAGGCGGTGCGGGTGATGCACGAGGCCGCGGTGAAGGCGGGCGCACCCCAAGGCGTCTTCACCTGCCTGGAATCGCACACCCTCAAGGACAATGCCTACCTGATGCGGCACAAGCATATCGGCCTGATCGACGCCACCGGCGGGCCGGGGGCGGTACGGGCCGCCTACAGCTCGGGCAAGCCGGCGCTCGGGGTGGGCGCGGGCAATACCCCCGTGTACCTGGAAAAGACCGCCGACCTCGACATGGCGGTGGTGGACATCATCACCTCCAAGACCTTCGACAACGGGACCATCTGCGCCTCCGAGCAGACGGTGGTGATCGACGACCAGATCTACGACGCGGCGCTCGAGAAGTTTGCCGCCATGGGCGCGCACATCTGCGATGAGCGGGAGGCGGAGCTGCTGGCGCGGGCGGTCATCGATCCCCAGACCGGCGCCATGGCGCCCATGGCGGTCGGCCAGAATGCGGCCACCATCGCCCACGTAGCCGGGATCGCCGTGAGACCGAAGACCAAGGTCCTGATCGCCCCCATCCGGGGGGTGGGCCGTGCCCATCCCCTCTCCGTCGAGAAACTGTTCCCGGTGCTCGCGGTCTACCGGGCCCGGAGCGTGGACGAAGCCCTGCGAGTGTGCGTCGATGTGAATCATTCGGGGGGGCTGGGCCACACCGCGGTCGCGTTCTCGCGCGACGACGAGATCATCGGCCGGTTCGCGGACGCGATCAACGCCGGGCGCATCATCGTCAACTCGCCGGGGTCCATCGGGGCCCTGGGTGGCGTGTACAACGACATGGTGCCCAGCTTCAGCTTCGGATGCGGCACCGGCGGCGGCAACAGCACCACCGAGAATGTCAATCTCTCTCACTACCTGAACATCAAGCGAGTGGCGCGGAGGACGCAGGCCCATATGTGGTACCGCATTCCCAACCAGATCTACTTCAACTTCAACGCCGTGGAAGAGCTGCGCCACCTAGACTCCCGATCCACGGTGATCGTCACCAATCCGGCGCTGGAACAGATGGGGCACGCGGACATCGTCCGGCGCTCCATCCCCCAGGGAACGGCGGTGCATGTCGCGGTGATCCCGGACGCGGAGCCCGAGATCACGGTCATCCGGCAGGGGGCGAGCACGCTGAACGCGTGCAAGGCCGACCAGATCGTCGCCTTGGGCGGCGGGTCGGTGATCGACGCGGCCAAGATCATGAAGCTCCTCTACGAATCTCCGCAGGCCGACTGGGAGGAGCTGGCGGCGCCCTTCCTGGATTTCCGCAAGCGGGTGGTGCGCTTCCCGACGGACAAGGTCAACCACGCGCGGCTGGTGGCCATCTCCACCACCAGCGGGACGGGCAGCGAAGTGACCCCGTTCGCGGTCCTGTGCGACAAGGCACGGGGGCGGAAGGTGACGCTCGCCGACTACTCGCTGACCCCGGACGTGGCCATCGTGGACCCGCAGTTCGTCATGTCCATGCCGAAAGGGCTCACCGCCGACACCGGCATCGACGCCCTGACCCACGCGCTGGAGGCCCTGGTTTCCATCTATGCGTCGCCGTATACCGACGCCAACGCCTTGCAGGCGATCGAACTGGTGTTCAAGCAGCTGCCCGTCGCCTACGAGCACCCGGATGACCAGGAAGCGCGCACCCTGATGCACAACGCCGCCTGCATCGCCGCCTTGGCGTTCTCCAATGCGTCGGTGGGCGTCAATCACGCGCTGGCGCACGCCTTCGGGGCCCGTTTCGGGGTGGCGCATGGGAGGGCCAACGCCGTCATGCTGCCGCACGTCATCCCGTACAACGCTTCCGTGCCGGCGAAATTCATGCCCTCTCCCAACCAGCGGGCCTATGTCGCCCACCAGAAGTACGCGCTGGCGGCCGATGTGCTGCGCCTCGGCGGCCACACCACCGAAGAGAAGGTGAAGAACCTGGTGGCTGCGGTCGAGCAGTTATTGGACCGCGTAGGCATGCCCCGTTCGATCGCCGAGTTGGGCATCTCCCACCAGGCGTTCGAAGAGGCGATCCCGGAGCTGGTCCACCTGGCGTACGAAGATCCCTCCTGGCGCTCGAACCCGCGCATGCCGCTGCTGGAGGAACTGGCCGAGCTGCTCTGGTGCGCTTACATCGGGCGGGGCCAAGCGCAACCCACGGCCGCCACCCAGGAGGTGGCGTGA
- a CDS encoding HD domain-containing phosphohydrolase — MKGKILIVDDDESIRDVLTELLRREGYALALAQDGEEALRVFQSFQPDLVLLDVVMPRKNGFEVCRLLKNNPESRLVPVVLVTGLSQVEDRVRGLECGADDLLIKPFDRTELLVRVRSLLSMKAYTDELEQAADALFMLARVVEGKDPFTEGHCDRVANYAVRLGQRIGCNEEELSALRIGGVLHDIGKIVVPEAVLLKHGQLSDDEWQLVRQHPVVGEQLCAPLASLRPVLPIIRHHHERFDGSGYPDGLKGAKIPLVARVFQVADIYDALTTARPYKSALSRSQAMEIMQENVNQGLLDPSLLAQFRQVLNSPPTATQQPGNA; from the coding sequence ATGAAGGGCAAGATCCTCATCGTTGACGACGACGAGTCCATCCGCGACGTGCTGACCGAATTGCTGCGCCGCGAGGGGTACGCGCTGGCGCTCGCCCAGGACGGCGAGGAGGCCCTGCGCGTCTTCCAGTCTTTCCAGCCCGACTTGGTCCTGCTCGACGTGGTCATGCCCCGCAAGAACGGCTTCGAGGTCTGCCGGCTGCTGAAGAACAATCCCGAGAGCCGCCTGGTGCCGGTGGTGCTGGTGACCGGCCTCTCCCAAGTCGAGGACCGGGTGCGCGGCCTGGAATGCGGCGCCGACGATCTGCTCATCAAGCCCTTCGACCGCACCGAACTGCTGGTCCGGGTGCGCTCGCTGCTGAGCATGAAGGCTTACACCGACGAGCTCGAGCAGGCTGCCGACGCCCTGTTCATGCTGGCTCGCGTGGTCGAAGGCAAGGACCCGTTCACCGAAGGGCACTGCGACCGCGTCGCTAATTACGCCGTCCGCCTGGGCCAGCGCATCGGCTGCAACGAGGAGGAGCTCAGCGCCCTGCGCATCGGCGGGGTGCTGCACGACATCGGCAAGATCGTGGTCCCCGAGGCCGTCCTGCTCAAGCACGGACAGCTCTCGGACGACGAATGGCAGCTCGTCCGCCAGCACCCCGTGGTCGGCGAACAGTTGTGCGCCCCGCTGGCCTCGCTGCGCCCGGTGCTGCCTATCATCCGCCACCACCACGAGCGCTTCGATGGCTCCGGCTACCCCGACGGCCTGAAAGGCGCGAAGATCCCCCTGGTTGCCCGCGTCTTCCAGGTCGCCGACATCTACGACGCCCTCACCACCGCGCGCCCCTACAAGTCCGCCCTCAGCCGCTCCCAGGCCATGGAAATCATGCAGGAGAACGTCAACCAGGGTCTCCTCGACCCCTCCTTGCTCGCCCAGTTCCGCCAGGTGCTGAACAGCCCGCCGACCGCGACCCAGCAGCCCGGCAACGCCTGA
- a CDS encoding cold-shock protein has translation MEQGTVKWFNDAKGYGFISRQNGEDVFVHFSAIQAQGFRSLQEGQAVEFNVVKGPKGWQAENVRPL, from the coding sequence ATGGAACAAGGAACAGTAAAGTGGTTCAACGACGCCAAAGGTTATGGGTTTATCAGCCGTCAGAACGGTGAAGATGTCTTCGTGCACTTCTCCGCCATCCAGGCACAGGGCTTCCGCAGCCTGCAGGAAGGCCAGGCGGTCGAGTTCAACGTCGTGAAGGGACCCAAGGGCTGGCAGGCCGAGAACGTTCGTCCTCTGTAA